The following coding sequences are from one Candidatus Effluviviaceae Genus V sp. window:
- a CDS encoding ATP-binding cassette domain-containing protein — translation MEQRQDTKQRNGTRDCGAPKLTFREHVRWLWDFWRPHRWVLVALGLFTLVSASVAVAYPLVFRWVIDRVSGMFEAGGEAQGLKQVMLILGAILIGHFISRLYPATRAMVNARLERDIRDKVFGELMEKDYRFNNRFRTGDVVTRLTDDIAEWPKVAWFACSGIFRAVESSSKLIFCLGAMLYLSGRLTLLSVVPLPIMMWVFYSLRHRMQYYMEESQKSVSATNEVLESVFTGVRIVKAFGAEEAQATRLRDVLKRRFEVLLGLVKSQVIMWSLDTFASRLGQMIVIAYGGYLVIEGTLSIGTIFAFYVYLDMLTAPMMDIPWLFMTGQQAFVSIDRVEHLRRFPVTEVRTGEEPVDRVDELAFEGVTFSYDGSRNHVDDVSFRVKAGSRVAVVGPVACGKSTVLKLIAGVMSPTDGRVLVNGQAIAAADWDTYRTKIGYVPQEAVLFSKSVRENVLFGREVPLEAPESDRIEWTERCLSVAQMDADLATFPAGVDTVVGQRGALVSGGQKQRIAIARALAGWPEILLLDDSTAALDARNEDRFWSRLDTEFGGRITFVVSHRLTTIRRADSILVLDDGKLVDQGAHEELIERCGIYREFLQTERRKEHLEMVAGMRPASEDETMGV, via the coding sequence ATGGAACAGAGACAGGACACGAAGCAGAGGAACGGGACGCGGGATTGCGGAGCGCCGAAGCTCACGTTCCGCGAGCACGTCCGCTGGCTGTGGGACTTCTGGCGCCCGCACCGGTGGGTGCTCGTTGCGCTCGGTCTCTTCACGCTCGTGTCGGCGTCCGTGGCCGTCGCCTATCCGCTGGTTTTCCGGTGGGTGATCGACAGGGTGTCCGGCATGTTCGAGGCGGGCGGCGAGGCGCAGGGTCTGAAGCAGGTGATGCTGATCCTGGGCGCGATCCTCATCGGTCACTTCATCTCGCGGCTCTATCCGGCGACGCGCGCGATGGTGAATGCCCGCCTCGAGCGGGACATCCGCGACAAGGTCTTCGGCGAGCTGATGGAGAAGGACTACCGGTTCAACAACCGGTTCCGGACGGGCGACGTCGTGACGAGGCTCACCGACGACATCGCGGAGTGGCCGAAGGTAGCGTGGTTCGCGTGTTCGGGCATCTTCCGGGCGGTCGAGTCGAGCTCGAAGCTCATCTTCTGCCTGGGGGCGATGCTCTATCTCTCCGGACGGCTGACGCTGCTCTCGGTCGTGCCGCTGCCGATCATGATGTGGGTCTTCTACAGCCTGCGCCACCGGATGCAGTACTACATGGAGGAGTCTCAGAAGAGCGTCTCGGCGACGAACGAGGTTCTCGAGTCGGTTTTCACCGGTGTCCGCATCGTCAAGGCGTTCGGAGCCGAGGAGGCACAGGCCACGAGGCTTCGCGACGTCCTGAAGCGCCGATTCGAGGTGCTCCTCGGGCTCGTCAAGTCGCAGGTCATCATGTGGTCGCTCGACACGTTCGCGAGCCGACTGGGGCAGATGATCGTCATCGCGTACGGCGGATACCTCGTCATCGAGGGCACGCTGTCGATCGGCACGATCTTCGCGTTCTACGTCTACCTCGACATGCTGACCGCGCCGATGATGGACATCCCGTGGCTCTTCATGACGGGGCAGCAGGCGTTCGTCTCGATCGACCGCGTCGAGCACCTGCGTCGCTTCCCCGTGACCGAGGTCAGGACGGGGGAGGAACCGGTCGACCGCGTGGACGAGCTCGCGTTCGAGGGCGTGACGTTCTCGTACGACGGCTCCCGGAACCACGTGGACGACGTCTCGTTCCGCGTCAAGGCGGGCTCCAGAGTGGCGGTCGTCGGACCGGTGGCGTGCGGGAAGTCGACGGTGCTCAAGCTGATCGCCGGCGTCATGAGTCCGACGGACGGCCGCGTGCTCGTCAACGGGCAGGCGATCGCCGCCGCCGACTGGGACACGTACCGGACGAAGATCGGCTACGTGCCGCAGGAGGCCGTGCTCTTCTCGAAGTCGGTCCGGGAGAACGTCCTCTTCGGCAGGGAGGTGCCGCTCGAGGCGCCCGAGTCCGACCGGATCGAGTGGACCGAGCGCTGCCTGTCGGTGGCGCAGATGGACGCTGATCTTGCGACGTTCCCCGCGGGGGTCGACACCGTCGTTGGTCAGCGGGGCGCGCTCGTCTCCGGCGGCCAGAAGCAGCGTATCGCCATAGCGCGGGCGCTCGCCGGCTGGCCCGAGATCCTGCTCTTGGACGACAGCACGGCCGCCCTCGACGCGAGGAACGAGGACCGGTTCTGGAGCCGTCTGGACACGGAGTTCGGGGGACGCATCACGTTCGTCGTCTCGCACCGACTGACGACGATCCGTCGCGCCGACTCCATCCTGGTTCTGGACGACGGGAAGCTCGTCGACCAGGGGGCGCACGAGGAGCTCATCGAGCGCTGCGGCATCTACCGGGAGTTCCTGCAGACCGAGCGCCGGAAGGAGCATCTCGAGATGGTGGCCGGAATGCGGCCGGCCTCTGAGGACGAGACGATGGGCGTGTAA
- a CDS encoding ATP-binding cassette domain-containing protein: protein MWHDDYIPDEEERQVEHLPLRQMMSRVLPMFRPHRRTLIIAAALMLVAVGAELAGPLIIRHVLDVDIPAADRTGVLYRGILYAGLFAIGMAAAYVQVVMVSRVGLSIIMELREQALSHLLTLSLAYFDRNPPGRLMARVESDVERLRMLFSEVALQLLRNAVLLFGTLAVMLFADAKVTLTIVLIMAPLVVATYFFLRYIRRAFRTIRKLYARVSTFLAEYVQNIPILQIFGYTERAILDLARLNKDKYSKEVRVFFKEYAFWGAFSSIEIAAVMVIIYVGARHLFGVVMTVGTLVLFIEYTRRLFWPLVMFSEQLDFIQQAFASADRVFDVLDTPSRTPDRPHATDEVPDDWSEIAFENVTFEYDGGARALDNVSFTIPRGQQIALVGLSGGGKTTITNLLLRFYEPTSGRITVDGVDIREFKQRAWRKKIGLVLQDIHLFPGTMMDNLRVMRDEIPREHIDRAMDVVQAGAVVERLPNGYDTVLSEGGTNLSMGERQLLCFARAIVDDPDVLILDEATSSVDPATEQRLQDALDHLLEGRTAVIVAHRLQTIIKVDRILVMNEGQLVEEGTHEELYKQDGIYRDLFDLQFASHALEA, encoded by the coding sequence ATGTGGCACGACGACTACATCCCTGACGAGGAAGAACGCCAGGTCGAGCATCTGCCCCTGCGGCAGATGATGAGCCGGGTGCTTCCCATGTTCAGGCCTCACCGGCGGACGCTGATCATAGCGGCCGCGCTCATGCTGGTCGCCGTCGGCGCCGAGCTGGCGGGCCCGCTGATCATCAGGCATGTCCTCGACGTGGACATTCCCGCGGCCGACAGGACGGGCGTCCTCTACCGGGGCATCCTGTACGCGGGGCTCTTCGCGATCGGGATGGCGGCCGCCTACGTGCAGGTCGTGATGGTCTCTCGCGTGGGGCTCTCGATCATCATGGAGCTCAGGGAGCAGGCGCTCTCGCACCTCCTGACGCTGTCGCTGGCCTACTTCGACAGAAACCCGCCCGGACGGCTGATGGCTCGGGTCGAGAGCGACGTCGAACGGCTGAGGATGCTCTTCAGCGAGGTCGCGCTCCAGCTCCTCAGGAACGCCGTGCTCCTGTTCGGGACCCTGGCCGTGATGCTCTTCGCGGACGCGAAGGTGACGCTCACGATCGTTCTGATCATGGCCCCGCTCGTTGTGGCCACGTACTTCTTCCTCCGGTACATCCGGAGGGCGTTCCGGACGATCCGGAAGCTCTACGCGAGGGTCTCGACGTTCCTGGCCGAGTACGTCCAGAACATCCCGATCCTCCAGATTTTCGGGTACACGGAGCGGGCGATCCTCGACCTGGCGCGGCTCAACAAGGACAAGTACTCGAAGGAGGTTCGGGTCTTCTTCAAGGAGTACGCGTTCTGGGGCGCCTTCTCGTCGATCGAGATCGCCGCCGTCATGGTCATCATCTACGTCGGCGCGAGGCATCTCTTCGGTGTCGTGATGACCGTCGGAACGCTGGTGCTCTTCATCGAGTACACGAGGAGGCTCTTCTGGCCGCTCGTCATGTTCTCGGAGCAGCTGGACTTCATCCAGCAGGCGTTCGCGTCGGCCGACCGCGTCTTCGACGTTCTCGACACGCCGTCGAGAACTCCGGACCGCCCGCACGCCACGGACGAGGTGCCGGACGACTGGAGCGAGATCGCGTTCGAGAACGTGACCTTCGAGTACGACGGAGGCGCACGTGCGCTCGACAACGTGAGCTTCACGATCCCGCGCGGGCAGCAGATCGCCCTTGTCGGGCTCTCGGGAGGCGGGAAGACGACGATCACGAACCTGCTGCTCAGGTTCTACGAGCCGACGAGCGGTCGCATCACCGTCGACGGCGTCGACATCCGGGAGTTCAAGCAGCGCGCGTGGAGGAAGAAGATCGGCCTGGTGCTTCAGGACATCCATCTGTTCCCCGGCACCATGATGGACAACCTGCGCGTGATGCGGGACGAGATACCGAGAGAGCATATCGACCGCGCGATGGACGTCGTGCAGGCGGGCGCGGTCGTCGAGAGGCTCCCGAACGGATACGACACAGTGCTCTCTGAGGGCGGCACGAACCTCTCGATGGGAGAGAGGCAGCTCCTCTGCTTCGCGAGAGCCATCGTCGATGACCCGGACGTGCTCATCCTGGACGAGGCGACCTCGTCGGTCGACCCGGCGACGGAGCAGCGTCTGCAGGACGCGCTCGACCACCTGCTGGAAGGACGGACCGCCGTCATCGTGGCGCACCGGCTCCAGACCATCATCAAGGTCGACAGGATCCTGGTGATGAACGAGGGGCAGCTCGTGGAGGAGGGAACCCACGAGGAGCTCTACAAGCAGGACGGCATCTACAGAGACCTTTTCGATCTCCAGTTCGCCTCGCACGCGCTGGAGGCGTGA
- a CDS encoding serine hydrolase, translating to MKRVVSHTAAVVLTLAVLVSCSVDRSSGDLSEVTGYWRGVPPSQEAMGMELVFLIEQAGESRLEATGYWLLNGAVNNEFPVDRAVYLGDEAALALAYGGATYVATVDPKLGIARGSLSRRDHEETLLMTRVESGTLEELTPRSGMTGADYLYETPEASDDGWETASFGDVGMDGGVASEAVRGVLDGKYGFITSLLVVRDDRLVLEEYFYGSGRGQLEPTMSVTKSVVSLLVGAAIDRGLIDGVGVPILSFFPTRRAQAADGWEDVTLEHVLTMSTGVEWPVEVKQGGYVAPSDRFSGVLQRPIASKPGIRFDYVGLNVELLAGVLETATGVHADIYARDALLTPIGITEYDWSNLRWEGHPLMAGSLRLKPRDMARIGQLVLNGGLWDGKRIVSESWIERSTATQIEEAPGRGYGYLWWTGDYEMAGQTVRAVFASGLGSNYIAVLPEYDMVVVTTGRNVTNGLHQAPLDMVRDHILPAVRR from the coding sequence ATGAAACGGGTTGTGTCGCACACCGCCGCAGTCGTGCTGACTCTCGCCGTCCTCGTCTCGTGCTCCGTCGACCGGAGCAGCGGGGATCTGTCGGAGGTCACCGGGTACTGGCGGGGCGTGCCGCCCTCACAGGAAGCCATGGGGATGGAGCTCGTCTTCCTCATCGAGCAGGCGGGCGAGAGCCGTCTCGAGGCGACCGGCTACTGGCTGCTGAACGGAGCGGTCAACAACGAGTTCCCGGTCGACCGGGCCGTCTACCTGGGAGACGAAGCGGCGCTTGCGCTCGCGTACGGCGGCGCGACGTACGTCGCGACGGTCGACCCGAAGCTCGGCATCGCGCGCGGGAGCCTCAGCCGTCGGGACCACGAGGAGACGCTCCTCATGACCCGAGTCGAGTCGGGGACGCTCGAGGAGCTGACGCCGCGGTCGGGGATGACGGGAGCCGACTACCTGTACGAGACGCCGGAGGCGTCGGACGATGGGTGGGAGACCGCCTCGTTCGGCGACGTCGGCATGGACGGCGGCGTGGCCTCGGAGGCGGTTCGGGGCGTTCTGGACGGGAAGTACGGCTTCATTACGTCGCTCCTCGTTGTCCGCGACGACAGACTCGTACTCGAGGAGTACTTCTACGGCTCCGGCCGCGGTCAGCTGGAGCCGACGATGTCGGTGACCAAGTCGGTCGTCTCGCTGCTCGTCGGTGCCGCGATCGACCGGGGACTCATCGACGGTGTCGGCGTGCCCATCCTCTCGTTCTTTCCAACGCGTCGGGCGCAGGCGGCCGACGGATGGGAGGACGTCACGCTCGAGCACGTCCTGACCATGTCGACCGGTGTCGAGTGGCCGGTCGAGGTGAAGCAGGGTGGATACGTCGCGCCGTCCGACAGGTTCTCAGGTGTGCTCCAGCGACCGATCGCCTCGAAGCCCGGCATCCGTTTCGACTATGTCGGACTGAACGTCGAACTGCTCGCCGGCGTTCTTGAGACGGCGACCGGTGTGCACGCGGACATCTACGCGCGCGACGCGCTGCTCACCCCGATCGGGATCACCGAGTACGACTGGTCGAACCTGCGGTGGGAGGGACATCCTCTCATGGCCGGGTCGCTCCGACTCAAGCCCAGAGACATGGCGCGGATCGGGCAGCTCGTGCTGAACGGCGGGCTCTGGGACGGAAAGCGGATCGTCTCGGAGTCCTGGATCGAGCGGTCGACCGCCACGCAGATCGAGGAGGCGCCGGGCCGCGGGTACGGCTACCTCTGGTGGACGGGCGACTACGAGATGGCGGGGCAGACCGTACGGGCCGTCTTCGCGAGCGGCCTTGGGAGCAACTACATCGCCGTCCTGCCGGAGTACGACATGGTGGTCGTCACGACCGGGCGGAATGTGACGAACGGGCTCCATCAGGCGCCGCTCGACATGGTGCGGGACCACATTCTGCCGGCCGTCAGGCGGTAG
- a CDS encoding DUF362 domain-containing protein: MSMTVEDMRKWNGRFSARLLALAVGVAALAWLLIRSGTQPRRLSYPCQQSAAKTSWLLLAAPLIPVVPRRRRRLRTNRPILWPAVMAAVILVGVLLFLQFMDQDGGATRAGTTADPNWRSDVWLELVSTRVEPPKIPGRVVHVLDGAATDWDFESGWYGDHIDQDVVTAMVEEGLLRLTGAESVVGAWSRLIPEYERGKKLAIKVNLNNTQSETPTDAIDAVIEPVNALLSGLVAFGFEPSDITVFDVTHAAHDGRMPERFSGRCDYDGVRFEAWVGNPEPFSAETVSFDPPGTDVTDRPLARCLVEADYLINLPIAKVHDYAGMTVGFKNHFGTIDRCDLLHPFVFARYGGTREDYSPLVDLYASEHIGGKTVLTVCDALFGNCEHLWSEPAPWPSCGGAPNSIYLSTDPVALDCVVGDALARAGDVPDWADDYLVLAEQAGMGVYERSEQGEYRDIEYVLVER; the protein is encoded by the coding sequence ATGAGCATGACGGTCGAAGATATGCGGAAGTGGAACGGTCGATTCAGTGCCCGTCTTCTGGCGCTTGCCGTCGGCGTCGCCGCCCTGGCGTGGCTCCTCATCCGTTCCGGCACCCAGCCGCGGCGCCTGAGCTACCCCTGCCAGCAGTCGGCCGCGAAGACGTCGTGGCTCCTGCTGGCCGCACCGCTGATACCGGTTGTTCCCCGCCGCCGCAGGCGTCTCCGGACGAACCGTCCGATCCTGTGGCCCGCCGTCATGGCGGCCGTCATCCTGGTCGGCGTGCTCCTCTTCCTTCAGTTCATGGACCAGGACGGCGGCGCGACGCGCGCAGGAACGACGGCAGACCCGAACTGGCGCTCGGATGTCTGGCTGGAACTCGTGAGCACTCGGGTCGAGCCGCCGAAGATCCCCGGACGCGTCGTGCACGTCCTCGACGGCGCGGCGACGGACTGGGATTTCGAGTCGGGCTGGTACGGGGACCACATCGACCAGGACGTGGTGACGGCGATGGTGGAGGAGGGCCTGCTGCGCCTGACGGGCGCGGAGTCCGTTGTCGGTGCCTGGTCGCGCCTCATCCCGGAGTACGAGCGCGGGAAGAAGCTCGCCATCAAGGTGAACCTCAACAACACCCAGTCCGAGACGCCGACCGACGCCATCGACGCCGTCATCGAGCCGGTCAACGCGCTACTCAGCGGGCTCGTCGCGTTCGGCTTCGAGCCGTCCGACATCACGGTCTTCGACGTGACGCACGCGGCGCACGACGGGCGCATGCCGGAGCGCTTCTCCGGACGTTGCGACTACGACGGTGTCCGGTTCGAGGCGTGGGTGGGGAACCCGGAGCCCTTTTCGGCGGAGACCGTTTCCTTCGACCCGCCGGGGACGGACGTCACGGATCGCCCGCTGGCCCGGTGTCTGGTCGAGGCGGACTACCTCATCAACCTGCCGATCGCGAAGGTGCATGACTACGCGGGTATGACGGTGGGTTTCAAGAACCACTTCGGCACCATCGACCGGTGCGACCTTCTGCATCCGTTCGTCTTCGCCCGCTACGGCGGGACGCGGGAGGACTACAGCCCGCTCGTCGACCTGTATGCGAGCGAGCACATCGGGGGCAAGACGGTCCTCACGGTCTGCGACGCGCTCTTCGGGAACTGCGAGCATCTGTGGTCGGAGCCGGCGCCGTGGCCATCCTGCGGCGGAGCGCCGAACAGCATCTACCTTTCCACCGATCCGGTTGCGCTCGACTGCGTCGTCGGTGACGCGCTGGCCCGGGCCGGAGACGTTCCGGACTGGGCGGACGACTACCTCGTGCTCGCGGAACAGGCCGGGATGGGAGTCTACGAACGCTCCGAACAGGGCGAGTATCGGGACATAGAGTACGTTCTTGTGGAACGCTAG